The Xiphophorus hellerii strain 12219 chromosome 5, Xiphophorus_hellerii-4.1, whole genome shotgun sequence genome window below encodes:
- the ndufaf5 gene encoding arginine-hydroxylase NDUFAF5, mitochondrial isoform X3, whose product MSCRGVQKLLQGAGSGPAGWTRTPAAYCCCRFRSGPSRARSGPGSGSGPGSGSGSINVFNREMKRRQKNWAAVLKDGHQYDYLREEVGSRVADRVYDIARTFPLALDMGGGKSYIAEHLSKALKLGRRSEIPTRSVVADEEFLPFRENSFHLVVSSLSLHWINDLPRALSEQIHRVLKPDGVFVGAMAGGDTLYELRCSLQLAQMEREGGFSPHVSPYTAVTDLGNLLGRARFNMLTVDVDDVQVHYPGIMELMTDLQGMGESNCAWNRRSMLQRDTMLAAAAVYKEMYGNPDGSVPATFQILHMIGWKPHESQAKPARRGSATVSFRDLAKVSRTGGADRS is encoded by the exons ATGAGCTGCCGGGGGGTCCAGAAGCTCCTGCAGggagctggttctggtccggcaGGGTGGACCCGGACCCCCGCGGCCTACTGCTGCTGCAGGTTTAGATCTGGACCCAGCAGGGCCCGGTCcggacccggttctggttccggacCCGGATCTGGATCAGGCAGCATCAATGTGTTCAACAGGGAGATGAAGAGGAGGCAGAAGAACTGGGCCGCGGTTCTGAAGGACGGACACCAGTACGACTACCTGAGAGAAGAG GTCGGCAGTCGAGTGGCTGATCGGGTTTATGACATCGCCAG GACATTTCCCCTGGCTCTGGACATGGGAGGAGGAAAAAGTTACATAGCAGAACATCTGAGcaag GCTCTG AAGCTGGGCCGGCGGTCGGAGATTCCCACCCGGAGCGTTGTGGCCGATGAGGAGTTCCTGCCGTTCAGGGAGAACAGTTTCCACCTGGTGGTGAGCAGCCTCAG CCTCCACTGGATCAACGACCTTCCCCGGGCGCTCAGCGAG CAGATCCATCGGGTCTTGAAGCCGGACGGCGTCTTCGTCGGCGCCATGGCGGGCGGCGACACGCTGTACGAGCTGCGCTGCTCGCTGCAGCTGGCCCAGATGGAGCGGGAGGGCGGCTTCTCGCCCCACGTCTCCCCCTACACCGCCGTCACCGACCTGGGGAACCTGCTGGGCCGGGCCCGCTTCAACATGCTCACCGTg GACGTTGATGATGTTCAGGTTCATTATCCAGGAATCATGGAGCTCATGACGGACCTGCAAG GCATGGGGGAGAGTAACTGCGCGTGGAACAGGCGCTCCATGCTGCAGCGCGACACCATGCTAGCAGCCGCAGCCGTCTATAAAG AGATGTACGGAAACCCGGACGGGTCAGTTCCCGCCACCTTCCAGATCCTCCACATGATTGGCTGGAAGCCTCACGAGTCCCAG
- the ndufaf5 gene encoding arginine-hydroxylase NDUFAF5, mitochondrial isoform X1 — protein sequence MSCRGVQKLLQGAGSGPAGWTRTPAAYCCCRFRSGPSRARSGPGSGSGPGSGSGSINVFNREMKRRQKNWAAVLKDGHQYDYLREEVGSRVADRVYDIARTFPLALDMGGGKSYIAEHLSKEVVQRLVLTDVSQQALKLGRRSEIPTRSVVADEEFLPFRENSFHLVVSSLSLHWINDLPRALSEQIHRVLKPDGVFVGAMAGGDTLYELRCSLQLAQMEREGGFSPHVSPYTAVTDLGNLLGRARFNMLTVDVDDVQVHYPGIMELMTDLQGMGESNCAWNRRSMLQRDTMLAAAAVYKEMYGNPDGSVPATFQILHMIGWKPHESQAKPARRGSATVSFRDLAKVSRTGGADRS from the exons ATGAGCTGCCGGGGGGTCCAGAAGCTCCTGCAGggagctggttctggtccggcaGGGTGGACCCGGACCCCCGCGGCCTACTGCTGCTGCAGGTTTAGATCTGGACCCAGCAGGGCCCGGTCcggacccggttctggttccggacCCGGATCTGGATCAGGCAGCATCAATGTGTTCAACAGGGAGATGAAGAGGAGGCAGAAGAACTGGGCCGCGGTTCTGAAGGACGGACACCAGTACGACTACCTGAGAGAAGAG GTCGGCAGTCGAGTGGCTGATCGGGTTTATGACATCGCCAG GACATTTCCCCTGGCTCTGGACATGGGAGGAGGAAAAAGTTACATAGCAGAACATCTGAGcaag GAAGTGGTGCAGCGTTTGGTTCTGACTGACGTCTCCCAGCAGGCTCTG AAGCTGGGCCGGCGGTCGGAGATTCCCACCCGGAGCGTTGTGGCCGATGAGGAGTTCCTGCCGTTCAGGGAGAACAGTTTCCACCTGGTGGTGAGCAGCCTCAG CCTCCACTGGATCAACGACCTTCCCCGGGCGCTCAGCGAG CAGATCCATCGGGTCTTGAAGCCGGACGGCGTCTTCGTCGGCGCCATGGCGGGCGGCGACACGCTGTACGAGCTGCGCTGCTCGCTGCAGCTGGCCCAGATGGAGCGGGAGGGCGGCTTCTCGCCCCACGTCTCCCCCTACACCGCCGTCACCGACCTGGGGAACCTGCTGGGCCGGGCCCGCTTCAACATGCTCACCGTg GACGTTGATGATGTTCAGGTTCATTATCCAGGAATCATGGAGCTCATGACGGACCTGCAAG GCATGGGGGAGAGTAACTGCGCGTGGAACAGGCGCTCCATGCTGCAGCGCGACACCATGCTAGCAGCCGCAGCCGTCTATAAAG AGATGTACGGAAACCCGGACGGGTCAGTTCCCGCCACCTTCCAGATCCTCCACATGATTGGCTGGAAGCCTCACGAGTCCCAG
- the ndufaf5 gene encoding arginine-hydroxylase NDUFAF5, mitochondrial isoform X2 produces the protein MSCRGVQKLLQGAGSGPAGWTRTPAAYCCCRFRSGPSRARSGPGSGSGPGSGSGSINVFNREMKRRQKNWAAVLKDGHQYDYLREEVGSRVADRVYDIARTFPLALDMGGGKSYIAEHLSKEVVQRLVLTDVSQQALKLGRRSEIPTRSVVADEEFLPFRENSFHLVVSSLSLHWINDLPRALSEIHRVLKPDGVFVGAMAGGDTLYELRCSLQLAQMEREGGFSPHVSPYTAVTDLGNLLGRARFNMLTVDVDDVQVHYPGIMELMTDLQGMGESNCAWNRRSMLQRDTMLAAAAVYKEMYGNPDGSVPATFQILHMIGWKPHESQAKPARRGSATVSFRDLAKVSRTGGADRS, from the exons ATGAGCTGCCGGGGGGTCCAGAAGCTCCTGCAGggagctggttctggtccggcaGGGTGGACCCGGACCCCCGCGGCCTACTGCTGCTGCAGGTTTAGATCTGGACCCAGCAGGGCCCGGTCcggacccggttctggttccggacCCGGATCTGGATCAGGCAGCATCAATGTGTTCAACAGGGAGATGAAGAGGAGGCAGAAGAACTGGGCCGCGGTTCTGAAGGACGGACACCAGTACGACTACCTGAGAGAAGAG GTCGGCAGTCGAGTGGCTGATCGGGTTTATGACATCGCCAG GACATTTCCCCTGGCTCTGGACATGGGAGGAGGAAAAAGTTACATAGCAGAACATCTGAGcaag GAAGTGGTGCAGCGTTTGGTTCTGACTGACGTCTCCCAGCAGGCTCTG AAGCTGGGCCGGCGGTCGGAGATTCCCACCCGGAGCGTTGTGGCCGATGAGGAGTTCCTGCCGTTCAGGGAGAACAGTTTCCACCTGGTGGTGAGCAGCCTCAG CCTCCACTGGATCAACGACCTTCCCCGGGCGCTCAGCGAG ATCCATCGGGTCTTGAAGCCGGACGGCGTCTTCGTCGGCGCCATGGCGGGCGGCGACACGCTGTACGAGCTGCGCTGCTCGCTGCAGCTGGCCCAGATGGAGCGGGAGGGCGGCTTCTCGCCCCACGTCTCCCCCTACACCGCCGTCACCGACCTGGGGAACCTGCTGGGCCGGGCCCGCTTCAACATGCTCACCGTg GACGTTGATGATGTTCAGGTTCATTATCCAGGAATCATGGAGCTCATGACGGACCTGCAAG GCATGGGGGAGAGTAACTGCGCGTGGAACAGGCGCTCCATGCTGCAGCGCGACACCATGCTAGCAGCCGCAGCCGTCTATAAAG AGATGTACGGAAACCCGGACGGGTCAGTTCCCGCCACCTTCCAGATCCTCCACATGATTGGCTGGAAGCCTCACGAGTCCCAG
- the esf1 gene encoding ESF1 homolog has translation MSSRKEQADDERFHRVQKDPRFWEMPEKERKVKIDKRFQSMFHDRRFQTKQTVDKRGRPVQLSTAADLRRFYQLEEEEEEEEEEEEEKEEEEDDVQVQGQKKKHLGRGSRATEEDDEEEEHQSGDDDDEDDDDDDDDDEESGLDSDDDSGPDLARGKGNMETSSDEDEDDDDVDDILRKEEEQIEHDWGELCRDARRSEEVSARLAVCNMDWDRMKAKDLLALFSSFVPKGGAVLSVKIFPSEFGKERLKVEETQGPPELKVLPDDSENETEEDRVYREKLRDYQFKRLKYFYAVVECDSVETAVKIYEECDGFEYESSCSVLDLRFVPDDVTFDEEPRDVATDINLTAYTPKLFTSSAVASSKVQLTWDETDHERVTALNRKFNKEELLDLDFKAYLASSSEEDEDEEQKEEAGGEETIGEEVEEKPQEKQKKKRSEEQISKYRELLKNIQSKEKRQQEDMEMEISWVPGLKETAERLVKKKLEAKDQLTPWEEFLQKKKEKKKQNKSERKQGAEEELSDDELPPDVDLGDPFFSDELGPSDMKKKQKKKKREEEQITAEEEEERQKQKAQMALLMEDDDDEAKHKHFNYDKIVEQQNLSRRKRKKLLRKGEAPLEDDGFQVDVSDPRFQAVFTSHLFNLDPSHPGFRNTRATRNILEEKQRRRRRRATEPGGGQEGAEPGGGQEAAGTERELDSKKAMDPSLSLLIKSIKSKTVRFQARKKQRVT, from the exons ATGTCGTCCAGGAAGGAGCAGGCCGACGATGAGCGGTTCCATCGGGTCCAGAAGGACCCCAGGTTCTGGGAAATGCCAGAGAAAGAACGCAAAGTCAAGATCGACAAACGTTTCCAATCCATGTTCCACGACCGGCGCTTCCAGACGAAGCAGACGGTGGACAAGAGAGGACGACCCGTCCAGCTGTCCACCGCCGCCGACCTGAGGCGCTTCtaccagctggaggaggaagaggaggaggaggaggaggaagaggaggagaaagaggaggaggaggatgacgTTCAGGTCCAGGGACAGAAGAAGAAGCATCTCGGACGAGGAAGCAGAGCGACAGAAGAAG atgatgaggaggaggagcatcAGTcaggagatgatgatgatgaagatgatgatgatgatgatgatgatgatgaagagtccGGTCTGGACTCTGACGATGACAGCGGACCGGATCTGGCCCGAGGAAAAGGAAACATGGAGACCAGCTCTGATGAAGacgaggatgatgatgatgtggacGACATCCTGAGGAAGGAGGAAGAGCAGATCGAACACGACTGGGGGGAGCTGTGCAGAGACGCTCGGCGGAGCGAGGAG GTTTCTGCTCGGCTCGCCGTCTGTAACATGGACTGGGATCGAATGAAGGCCAAAGATCTGCTGGCTCTGTTCAGCTCCTTCGTACCTAAAGGGGGCGCTGTGCTGTCTGTGAAG ATTTTCCCGTCAGAGTTTGGGAAGGAGAGGCTGAAGGTGGAGGAGACGCAGGGACCGCCGGAGCTGAAGGTGCTGCCGGACGATTCGGAGAATGAGACGGAGGAAGACAG GGTCTACAGGGAGAAGCTGCGGGATTATCAGTTCAAGCGTCTCAAGTATTTCTACGCCGTGGTGGAATGCGACTCTGTGGAGACGGCGGTGAAGATCTACGAGGAATGCGACGGCTTCGAATACGAGAGCAGCTGTTCGGTTCTGGACCTCCG TTTTGTTCCTGATGACGTGACATTTGACGAGGAGCCCAGAGACGTGGCGACGGACATCAACCTGACGGCGTACACGCCCAAGCTGTTCACCTCGTCCGCTGTCGCCTCCTCCAAg GTGCAGCTGACGTGGGACGAGACGGACCACGAGCGCGTGACGGCTCTGAACAGGAAGTTCAACAAAGAGGAGCTGCTGGACCTGGACTTTAAGGCCTACCTGGCCTCCTCCAGTGAGGAAGACGAAGATGAAGAGCAGAAGGAGGAGGCAGGCGGAG AAGAGACGATtggagaggaggtggaggagaaacctcaggagaaacagaagaagaagaggagcgaGGAGCAGATCAGTAAATACAGAGAGCTGCTGAAGAACATCCAGAGCAAAGAGAAGAGGCAGCAGGAGGACATGGAGATGGAGATCAGCTGGGTTCCAG GTCTGAAGGAAACGGCGGAGCGGCTGGtgaagaagaagctggaggcCAAGGACCAGCTGACGCCCTGGGAGGAGtttctgcagaagaagaaggagaagaagaagcagaataaaagtgaaagaaagCAG GGAGCAGAAGAAGAGCTCAGTGACGACGAGCTTCCTCCTGATGTCGACCTCGGCGACCCGTTCTTCTCAGACGAGCTCGGACCGTCAG acatgaagaagaaacagaagaagaagaaacgagAGGAAGAGCAGATTACggctgaggaggaagaggagcggcaGAAACAGAAG GCCCAGATGGCTCTGCTGATGGAGGATGACGATGATGAagccaaacacaaacactttaacTACGACAAGATCGTAGAGCAGCAGAACctgagcaggaggaagaggaagaagctgCTGAGGAAGGGCGAAGCGCCGCTGGAGGACGACGGCTTCCAG GTGGACGTCTCCGACCCGCGCTTCCAGGCCGTCTTCACCTCCCACCTGTTCAACCTGGACCCGTCCCACCCCGGCTTCAGGAACACCAGAGCCACGCGGAACATCCTGGAGGAGAAGCAGCGGCGCCGCCGCCGCCGTGCCACAGAGCCTGGCGGCGGAcaggagggggcggagcctggcGGCGGACAGGAAGCAGCCGGAACCGAGCGGGAATTGGACTCAAAGAAGGCGATGGATCCGAGTCTGTCGCTGCTCATTAAATCCATTAAGAGCAAAACGGTGCGGTTCCAGGCCCGGAAAAAACAGAGAGTGACCTAG
- the acaa1 gene encoding 3-ketoacyl-CoA thiolase, peroxisomal — MNRLKLISGHLSPGGSAAPLPDLRSSDCGCAAPSPGDEVVVVHGRRTAIGKAKKGSFKDTTPDELLSAVMTAVLKDVGLSPDQLGDVCVGNVLQPGAGALMARVAHFLSGFPEKVPVYTVNRQCSSGLQALLNIAGSIRSGTIQLGLACGVESMSLRSMGDPGDLSSGLSANAKARDCLIPMGVTSENVAERFRVSRQQQDSFALDSQIKAARARDSGLFDQEIVPVSVTVRDELGRERRLEIRRDEGIRAGTTLEDLARLRPAFKPDGTTTAGNSSQVSDGAAAVLLGRRAAVEELGLPVLGVLRGSAVVGVPPDLMGVGPALAIPAALRQAGLKVNDIDVFEINEAFASQAVFCVQRLALPPEKVNPLGGAIALGHPLGCTGARQVVTLLNELRRRGRRAFGVVSMCIGTGMGAAAVFEYPGP; from the exons ATGAACAGGCTGAAGCTCATCTCCGGACACCTGAGTCCCGGCGGCTCCGCGGCGCCGCTGCCCGACTTACGGAGCTCCGACTGCGGCTGCGCGGCGCCCAGCCCCGGGGACGAGGTGGTGGTGGTCCACGGCCGGAGGACCGCGATCGGAAAGGCCAAGAAAGGAAGTTTTAAG GACACCACGCCGGACGAGCTGCTGAGCGCCGTGATGACGGCCGTCCTGAAGGACGTGGGACTGTCCCCGGACCAGCTGGGGGACGTCTGTGTGG GAAACGTTCTGCAGCCTGGAGCCGGAGCGCTGATGGCCCGAGTGGCTCACTTCCTCAG CGGTTTTCCAGAGAAGGTTCCGGTTTACACGGTGAACAGGCAATGCTCCTCTGGCTTGCAGGCGCTGCTCAACATCGCAG GATCCATCCGGAGCGGAACCATCCAGCTGGGCCTGGCCTGCGG AGTGGAGAGCATGTCGCTCCGATCCATGGGGGATCCAGGAGATCTGAGCTCCGGACTGTCGGCCAACGCCAAGGCGAGGGACTGCCTGATCCCCATGGG CGTCACGTCGGAGAACGTCGCTGAGCGGTTCCGAGTTTCCCGCCAGCAGCAGGATTCCTTCGCTCTCGACTCGCAGATCAA GGCGGCCCGGGCCCGGGACTCGGGGCTGTTCGACCAGGAGATCGTTCCCGTCTCTGTCACGGTCCGGGACGAGTTGGGCCGGGAGCGGCGGCTGGAGATCCGGAGGGACGAGGGAATCCGGGCGGGAACGACCCTGGAGGACCTGGCCCGGCTCCGACCCGCCTTCAAACCCGACGGAACCACCACGGCAG GAAACTCCAGCCAGGTGAGCGACGGGGCAGCGGCGGTTCTGCTGGGCCGCCGGGCCGCCGTGGAAGAACTGGGTCTGCCGGTTCTGGGCGTGCTGCGGGGCAGCGCCGTGGTGGGCGTCCCGCCGGACCTGATGGGCGTCGGCCCGGCGCTGGCCATCCCCGCCGCGCTGCGGCAGGCAG GGCTGAAAGTGAACGACATCGACGTGTTTGAGATCAACGAGGCGTTCGCCAGCCAG gcCGTGTTCTGCGTTCAGCGTCTCGCTCTTCCTCCAGAGAAGGTGAATCCTTTAGGGGGCGCCATCGCTCTGGGTCACCCTCTGGGCTGCACCGGCGCCCGGCAGGTTGTGACGCTGCTGAACGAGCTGCGGCGCCGAGGCAGGAG GGCGTTCGGAGTCGTCTCCATGTGCATCGGGACCGGGATGGGAGCCGCCGCCGTGTTCGAGTACCCCGGGCCATAG
- the LOC116720111 gene encoding BTB/POZ domain-containing protein 3 isoform X1 yields the protein MAAELFPAKKLVSSASSSSSSAASLQQQNLSNNNPAPGGCSWQGLYPTIRERNSVMFNNEMMADVHFVVGPPGGTQRVPGHKYVLAVGSSVFHAMFYGELAEDTEEIRIPDVEPPSFLAMLKYIYCDEIDLCADTVLATLYAAKKYIVPHLARACVNFLETSLSAKNACVLLSQSCLFEEPDLTQRCWEVIDAQAELALRSEGFCDIDAQTLESILRRETLNAKEMVVFEAALSWAEAECQRRDLPPSIDNKRLVLGKAIYLIRIPAMALEDFANGAAQSGVLTLNETNNIFLWFTASRKPELLFCSKPRKGLAPQCCHRFQSCAYRSNQWRYRGRCDSIQFAVDRRVFIAGFGLYGSSCGSAEYSAKMELKRQGVPMAQRVIKFFSDGSSSTFPVWFDYPVQIEPDTFYTASVVLDGNELSYFGQEGMTEVQSGKVTFQFQCSSDSTNGTGVQGGQIPELIFYA from the exons ATGGCAGCAGAGCTGTTCCCCGCCAAGAAGCTGGTGTCTTCGGCctcaagcagcagcagctccgcCGCCTCGctccagcagcagaacctgagCAACAACAACCCGGCCCCGGGCGGCTGCAGCTGGCAGGGCCTGTACCCCACCATCCGGGAGAG GAATTCAGTCATGTTCAACAACGAGATGATGGCTGACGTTCACTTCGTGGTCGGACCGCCGGGCGGGACCCAGAGGGTTCCTGGACACAAG TACGTCCTGGCCGTGGGCAGCTCCGTGTTCCACGCCATGTTTTACGGCGAGCTGGCCGAGGACACGGAGGAGATCCGGATCCCGGACGTGGAGCCACCGTCCTTCCTGGCCATGCTGAA GTACATCTACTGCGACGAGATCGACCTGTGCGCCGACACGGTGCTCGCCACCCTCTACGCCGCCAAGAAGTACATCGTGCCTCACCTGGCGCGGGCCTGCGTCAACTTCCTGGAGACGAGCCTGAGCGCCAAGAACGCCTGCGTGCTTCTGTCGCAGAGCTGCCTGTTCGAGGAGCCGGACCTGACGCAGCGCTGCTGGGAGGTCATCGACGCGCAGGCCGAGCTGGCGCTGCGCTCCGAGGGGTTCTGCGACATCGACGCGCAGACGCTGGAGAGCATCCTGCGGCGGGAGACGCTCAACGCCAAGGAGATGGTCGTGTTCGAGGCGGCGCTGAGCTGGGCCGAGGCCGAGTGCCAGCGCCGCGACCTGCCGCCCTCCATCGACAACAAGCGGCTGGTGCTGGGCAAGGCCATCTACCTGATCCGCATCCCCGCCATGGCGCTGGAGGACTTTGCCAACGGCGCGGCGCAGTCCGGCGTGCTGACGCTCAACGAGACCAATAACATCTTCCTGTGGTTCACGGCGTCCCGCAAGCCGGAGCTACTGTTCTGCTCCAAGCCGCGGAAGGGCCTGGCGCCGCAGTGCTGCCACCGCTTCCAGTCCTGCGCCTACCGCAGCAACCAGTGGCGCTATCGCGGCCGCTGCGACAGCATCCAGTTCGCCGTGGACCGCCGCGTCTTCATCGCCGGCTTCGGCCTGTACGGCTCCAGCTGCGGCTCGGCCGAGTACAGCGCCAAGATGGAGCTGAAGCGGCAGGGCGTGCCCATGGCGCAACGCGTCATCAAGTTCTTCTCCGACGGCTCCAGCAGCACCTTCCCGGTCTGGTTCGACTACCCGGTCCAGATCGAGCCCGACACCTTCTACACGGCCAGCGTGGTTCTGGACGGCAACGAGCTCAGCTACTTCGGCCAGGAGGGAATGACGGAGGTCCAGAGCGGAAAGGTCAccttccagttccagtgctcCTCCGACAGCACCAACGGGACCGGGGTCCAGGGCGGCCAGATCCCAGAACTTATCTTCTACGCCTGA
- the LOC116720111 gene encoding BTB/POZ domain-containing protein 3 isoform X2: MFNNEMMADVHFVVGPPGGTQRVPGHKYVLAVGSSVFHAMFYGELAEDTEEIRIPDVEPPSFLAMLKYIYCDEIDLCADTVLATLYAAKKYIVPHLARACVNFLETSLSAKNACVLLSQSCLFEEPDLTQRCWEVIDAQAELALRSEGFCDIDAQTLESILRRETLNAKEMVVFEAALSWAEAECQRRDLPPSIDNKRLVLGKAIYLIRIPAMALEDFANGAAQSGVLTLNETNNIFLWFTASRKPELLFCSKPRKGLAPQCCHRFQSCAYRSNQWRYRGRCDSIQFAVDRRVFIAGFGLYGSSCGSAEYSAKMELKRQGVPMAQRVIKFFSDGSSSTFPVWFDYPVQIEPDTFYTASVVLDGNELSYFGQEGMTEVQSGKVTFQFQCSSDSTNGTGVQGGQIPELIFYA; this comes from the exons ATGTTCAACAACGAGATGATGGCTGACGTTCACTTCGTGGTCGGACCGCCGGGCGGGACCCAGAGGGTTCCTGGACACAAG TACGTCCTGGCCGTGGGCAGCTCCGTGTTCCACGCCATGTTTTACGGCGAGCTGGCCGAGGACACGGAGGAGATCCGGATCCCGGACGTGGAGCCACCGTCCTTCCTGGCCATGCTGAA GTACATCTACTGCGACGAGATCGACCTGTGCGCCGACACGGTGCTCGCCACCCTCTACGCCGCCAAGAAGTACATCGTGCCTCACCTGGCGCGGGCCTGCGTCAACTTCCTGGAGACGAGCCTGAGCGCCAAGAACGCCTGCGTGCTTCTGTCGCAGAGCTGCCTGTTCGAGGAGCCGGACCTGACGCAGCGCTGCTGGGAGGTCATCGACGCGCAGGCCGAGCTGGCGCTGCGCTCCGAGGGGTTCTGCGACATCGACGCGCAGACGCTGGAGAGCATCCTGCGGCGGGAGACGCTCAACGCCAAGGAGATGGTCGTGTTCGAGGCGGCGCTGAGCTGGGCCGAGGCCGAGTGCCAGCGCCGCGACCTGCCGCCCTCCATCGACAACAAGCGGCTGGTGCTGGGCAAGGCCATCTACCTGATCCGCATCCCCGCCATGGCGCTGGAGGACTTTGCCAACGGCGCGGCGCAGTCCGGCGTGCTGACGCTCAACGAGACCAATAACATCTTCCTGTGGTTCACGGCGTCCCGCAAGCCGGAGCTACTGTTCTGCTCCAAGCCGCGGAAGGGCCTGGCGCCGCAGTGCTGCCACCGCTTCCAGTCCTGCGCCTACCGCAGCAACCAGTGGCGCTATCGCGGCCGCTGCGACAGCATCCAGTTCGCCGTGGACCGCCGCGTCTTCATCGCCGGCTTCGGCCTGTACGGCTCCAGCTGCGGCTCGGCCGAGTACAGCGCCAAGATGGAGCTGAAGCGGCAGGGCGTGCCCATGGCGCAACGCGTCATCAAGTTCTTCTCCGACGGCTCCAGCAGCACCTTCCCGGTCTGGTTCGACTACCCGGTCCAGATCGAGCCCGACACCTTCTACACGGCCAGCGTGGTTCTGGACGGCAACGAGCTCAGCTACTTCGGCCAGGAGGGAATGACGGAGGTCCAGAGCGGAAAGGTCAccttccagttccagtgctcCTCCGACAGCACCAACGGGACCGGGGTCCAGGGCGGCCAGATCCCAGAACTTATCTTCTACGCCTGA